A region of Staphylococcus sp. IVB6181 DNA encodes the following proteins:
- the nusA gene encoding transcription termination factor NusA, giving the protein MSNELLLAVEYLEKEKKIPREVLIDAIEAALITAYKKNYESSRNARVELNMDEGTFKVIARKEVVEEVFDDRDEVDISTALVKNPAYEIGDIYEEDVTPKDFGRVGAQAAKQAVMQRLRDAEREILYDEFIDKEEDIVTGIIDRVDHRYVYVNLGRTEAVLSEAERSPNESYIPNERIKVYVNKVEQTTKGPQIYVSRSHPGLLKRLFEQEVPEIYDGVVVIKSVAREAGDRSKISVYSENDDIDAVGACVGAKGVRVEAIVEELGGEKIDIVQWDENPKVFVKNALSPSQVLEVIVDEDNQSTTVVVPDYQLSLAIGKRGQNARLAAKLTGWKIDIKSETDAREAGIYPVPEQDETEDAAQEDLSEEVVVAQVEEVPEVSEEDEVVVQEDNSEEAETEEQDDKKDVEE; this is encoded by the coding sequence GTGTCAAATGAATTATTACTAGCAGTAGAGTATTTAGAAAAAGAAAAGAAAATTCCTAGAGAAGTGTTAATCGATGCCATTGAAGCTGCATTGATTACTGCTTATAAAAAGAATTATGAATCTTCACGTAACGCACGTGTAGAATTAAATATGGATGAAGGTACTTTCAAAGTCATCGCAAGAAAAGAAGTTGTAGAAGAAGTTTTTGATGATCGCGATGAAGTCGATATCAGCACTGCATTGGTGAAAAACCCTGCATATGAAATCGGCGATATCTATGAAGAAGATGTTACACCTAAAGACTTCGGCCGTGTAGGTGCACAAGCAGCAAAACAAGCTGTTATGCAGCGTTTGCGCGATGCTGAAAGAGAAATTCTTTATGATGAATTCATCGATAAAGAAGAAGACATCGTAACTGGTATCATCGACAGAGTCGACCATCGTTATGTGTATGTCAACTTAGGACGTACTGAAGCGGTATTATCTGAAGCTGAAAGAAGTCCGAATGAAAGCTACATTCCTAACGAACGCATCAAAGTGTATGTCAACAAAGTTGAACAAACAACAAAAGGTCCTCAAATCTATGTATCACGCAGTCATCCTGGATTGCTGAAACGTCTTTTCGAACAAGAAGTTCCGGAAATCTATGATGGTGTGGTAGTGATTAAATCAGTAGCACGCGAAGCGGGAGACCGTTCAAAAATCAGTGTGTACTCAGAAAATGATGATATCGATGCAGTAGGTGCATGTGTAGGTGCAAAAGGTGTACGTGTTGAAGCTATCGTTGAAGAATTAGGCGGAGAAAAAATCGACATCGTACAATGGGATGAAAATCCTAAAGTATTTGTTAAAAATGCGTTAAGCCCATCACAAGTACTTGAAGTTATCGTAGACGAAGACAATCAATCCACAACTGTTGTTGTGCCGGACTATCAATTATCATTAGCAATCGGTAAACGCGGTCAAAACGCACGTTTAGCCGCAAAACTTACTGGTTGGAAAATTGATATCAAATCTGAAACAGATGCACGAGAGGCTGGTATTTATCCAGTACCGGAACAAGACGAAACAGAAGATGCTGCACAAGAAGATCTTTCTGAAGAAGTTGTAGTAGCGCAAGTAGAAGAAGTACCTGAAGTTTCAGAAGAAGATGAAGTTGTAGTACAAGAAGACAACTCAGAAGAAGCTGAAACAGAAGAACAAGACGATAAAAAAGACGTAGAAGAATAA
- the rimP gene encoding ribosome maturation factor RimP, which yields MSKITEQIEEIIQPVLDDLNFELVDIEFAKEGKDRFLRISIDKEGGVDLNDCTLASEKISEAMDEADPIEQMYYLDVASPGAERPIKDDKAFRNAVDQPVFVSLYAPIEGEKEWLGVLKSVDDEHIVMQVQVKEKKKEVEIPRNKIAKARHAVLI from the coding sequence ATGAGTAAAATCACTGAACAAATCGAAGAAATTATTCAACCGGTATTAGATGATTTGAATTTTGAACTTGTAGATATTGAATTCGCAAAAGAGGGTAAAGATCGCTTCCTTCGCATCTCTATTGATAAAGAGGGCGGTGTTGATTTGAATGACTGCACACTTGCATCTGAAAAAATCAGCGAAGCGATGGATGAAGCAGATCCGATTGAACAAATGTATTATTTAGACGTAGCGTCGCCAGGTGCTGAACGTCCTATCAAAGACGATAAGGCGTTTCGCAATGCAGTCGATCAACCTGTATTTGTTTCACTTTATGCCCCGATTGAAGGCGAAAAAGAATGGTTAGGCGTCTTGAAATCTGTAGACGACGAACACATTGTTATGCAAGTACAAGTGAAAGAAAAGAAAAAGGAAGTTGAAATCCCAAGAAATAAAATTGCTAAAGCACGTCATGCAGTTTTGATTTAA
- a CDS encoding PolC-type DNA polymerase III yields the protein MTNQEKFKVLADQIKIANQLETDILEKSELNRIDVSQKERTWLFQITLPRFLSYEDYMLFTHALIEEFKEIATIDWQFVVEDTQSQDEFAMKYFNHCIDQTRLSPKVKGQLKQKRLIMSGNVLKVMVSNDIERDYFHKACNGSLVKAYRQCGFDVNKIIFETDIADHDNELASLEAYIQEEDQQSAKEATEKLEKMKAEKAKQQDNNESSVDKCQIGKPIQVDNVRSIDSIIEEEFKVAIEGVIFDMNIKELKSGRHIVELKVTDYTDSLVLKMFTRKNKDDLDHFKALSVGKWVRAQGRIEEDTFVRDLVMMMSDIEEIKKTPKQDKADEKRVELHLHSAMSQMDGINQIGDYVAQAAKWGHPAIAVTDHNVVQAYPDAFSAAEKNGIKMIYGMEGMLVDDGVPIAYNPTDRNLKEATYVVFDVETTGLSNQYDKIIELAAVKVHDGEIIDKFERFSNPHERLSETIKNLTHISDEMLVDAPEIDDVLTEFKEWVGDAIFVAHNASFDMGFIDTGYERAGLGNYTNGVIDTLELSRTINTEFGKHGLNFLAKKYGVELTQHHRAIYDTEATAYIFMKMLKQVDELGVKNHQDINQSLSNEDAYKRARPSHVTILVQNQQGLKNLFKIVSESLVTYYYRTPRIPRSLLDEYREGLLIGSACDEGEVFTAVMQKDQSQVERIAKYYDYIEVQPPALYQDLIDRELIRDNETMEEIYQRLLKAGEAVNIPVVATGNVHYLNEHDGIARKILIASQPGNPLNRSTLPEAHFRTTDEMLDAFHFLGEEKAKEIVVDNTNKIADMIERVVPIKDKLYTPRMEGANEEIREMSYNNARKLYGDDLPQIVIDRLEKELESIIGNGFSVIYLISQRLVKKSLNDGYLVGSRGSVGSSFVATMTEITEVNPLPPHYICPKCKKSEFFNDGSVGSGFDLPDKKCECGAEMIKEGQDIPFETFLGFKGDKVPDIDLNFSGEYQPEAHNYTKVLFGEDKVFRAGTIGTVAEKTAFGYVKGYLNDQGIHKRGAEVDRLVKGCTGVKRTTGQHPGGIIVVPDYMDIYDFTPIQYPADDQSSAWMTTHFDFHSIHDNVLKLDILGHDDPTMIRMLQDLSGIDPKTVPVDDKETMRIFSTPESLGVSEEDIMCKTGTFGVPEFGTAFVRQMLEDTKPTTFSELVQISGLSHGTDVWLGNAQELVRSGTCDLSGVIGCRDDIMVYLMYAGLEPSLAFKIMEAVRKGKGLQEEWEEIMKANDVPDWYLDSCKKIKYMFPKAHAAAYVLMAVRIAYFKVHYPLYYYASYFTVRASDFDLLTMIKDKEGIKATVKDMYSKYMELGKKEKDVLTVLEIMNEMAHRGFRMQPISLEKSQAFEFIIEGDTLIPPFISVPGLGENVAKRIVEARNEGPFLSKEDLNKKAGLSQKVIDYLDELGSLPGLPDKAQLSIFDM from the coding sequence ATGACGAATCAAGAAAAATTTAAAGTGCTGGCTGATCAGATTAAAATAGCAAATCAGCTGGAGACAGATATATTAGAAAAAAGTGAATTGAACCGCATTGATGTGTCGCAAAAAGAACGCACATGGCTCTTTCAAATTACACTGCCTCGTTTCCTCTCTTATGAAGACTACATGTTATTTACACACGCATTGATTGAAGAATTTAAAGAAATCGCAACGATTGATTGGCAATTTGTGGTTGAAGATACACAAAGCCAAGATGAATTTGCGATGAAATATTTCAATCATTGTATTGATCAAACACGCTTGTCTCCAAAAGTAAAAGGACAATTAAAACAAAAACGTTTAATCATGTCAGGCAATGTATTAAAAGTAATGGTTTCAAATGATATAGAACGTGATTATTTCCATAAAGCTTGCAACGGCAGCTTAGTCAAAGCATACAGACAATGCGGCTTTGACGTTAATAAAATTATCTTTGAAACAGATATTGCAGATCATGATAATGAATTAGCATCGCTTGAAGCTTATATTCAAGAAGAAGATCAGCAAAGTGCCAAAGAAGCGACAGAAAAACTAGAAAAAATGAAAGCTGAAAAAGCTAAACAACAAGATAATAACGAAAGTTCAGTGGACAAATGTCAAATCGGTAAACCAATTCAAGTGGACAATGTTCGTTCGATTGATTCGATTATTGAAGAAGAATTCAAAGTCGCAATCGAAGGTGTTATCTTTGATATGAATATCAAAGAATTAAAAAGCGGACGCCATATTGTGGAATTGAAAGTAACCGACTATACAGACTCGCTTGTGCTGAAAATGTTTACGCGTAAAAACAAAGATGATTTAGATCACTTCAAAGCGTTAAGCGTCGGCAAGTGGGTACGTGCACAAGGCCGTATAGAAGAAGATACATTCGTTCGCGACTTAGTAATGATGATGTCTGATATTGAAGAAATCAAAAAGACACCTAAACAAGATAAAGCAGATGAAAAACGTGTAGAGCTGCATCTGCATTCTGCGATGAGTCAAATGGATGGTATTAATCAAATCGGCGATTATGTAGCACAAGCTGCGAAATGGGGTCACCCTGCGATTGCGGTGACAGACCATAACGTGGTACAAGCTTATCCGGATGCATTCAGCGCTGCAGAAAAGAACGGCATTAAAATGATTTACGGTATGGAAGGTATGCTTGTGGATGATGGTGTACCGATTGCTTATAATCCGACAGACCGCAATTTAAAAGAAGCAACTTATGTTGTATTCGACGTCGAAACAACTGGACTTTCTAACCAGTACGATAAAATTATCGAGTTAGCTGCGGTCAAAGTACATGACGGAGAAATCATTGATAAGTTTGAACGTTTCAGTAATCCGCATGAACGTTTGTCTGAAACGATTAAGAATTTAACACATATCTCTGATGAAATGCTTGTCGATGCACCTGAGATAGATGATGTACTGACAGAATTTAAAGAATGGGTCGGAGATGCAATCTTTGTAGCGCATAATGCTTCCTTCGATATGGGCTTTATTGATACAGGCTATGAACGTGCAGGACTTGGCAATTATACGAACGGTGTTATTGATACTTTAGAATTATCACGTACGATTAACACAGAGTTCGGTAAACACGGCTTGAACTTCTTAGCTAAGAAATACGGTGTAGAACTGACACAACATCACCGTGCCATTTATGATACCGAAGCAACTGCTTATATCTTTATGAAGATGTTGAAACAAGTAGATGAATTAGGCGTTAAGAATCATCAAGATATCAACCAGTCTCTATCTAATGAAGATGCATATAAACGTGCACGACCAAGCCACGTGACGATTTTAGTTCAAAACCAGCAAGGACTTAAGAACTTATTCAAAATTGTCAGCGAGTCTTTAGTCACATATTACTATCGTACACCGAGAATTCCGCGTTCGTTATTAGACGAATACCGCGAAGGTTTATTAATCGGATCTGCTTGCGATGAAGGTGAAGTCTTTACTGCAGTGATGCAGAAAGATCAATCTCAAGTAGAACGTATTGCGAAATACTATGATTATATTGAAGTACAGCCGCCTGCGTTATATCAAGATTTAATCGATAGAGAATTAATCCGCGATAATGAAACGATGGAAGAGATATACCAACGTTTGTTAAAGGCAGGAGAAGCGGTTAATATTCCAGTCGTTGCGACAGGGAATGTGCACTACTTAAATGAACATGACGGCATTGCACGTAAAATTTTGATTGCCTCTCAACCAGGCAACCCGTTGAATCGTTCTACTTTGCCAGAAGCGCATTTCAGAACAACAGATGAAATGTTAGATGCGTTTCATTTCTTAGGCGAAGAGAAAGCAAAAGAAATCGTAGTCGATAATACTAATAAAATTGCGGATATGATTGAACGTGTCGTACCGATTAAAGATAAATTGTATACACCGCGTATGGAAGGTGCGAATGAAGAGATTCGTGAAATGAGTTATAACAATGCTCGTAAATTATACGGTGACGATTTACCGCAAATTGTGATTGACCGACTTGAAAAAGAATTGGAAAGTATCATCGGTAACGGATTCTCTGTTATCTATCTGATTTCGCAGCGTCTGGTTAAAAAATCACTAAATGACGGCTACTTAGTAGGTTCTCGTGGTTCTGTAGGTTCTAGTTTCGTTGCGACGATGACTGAGATTACAGAAGTAAATCCATTACCGCCGCATTATATTTGTCCTAAGTGTAAAAAAAGCGAATTCTTTAATGACGGGTCTGTCGGTTCTGGATTCGACTTACCAGATAAAAAATGCGAATGCGGCGCTGAAATGATTAAGGAAGGCCAAGATATTCCGTTCGAAACGTTCTTAGGATTTAAAGGGGACAAAGTACCTGATATCGACTTGAACTTCAGCGGGGAATATCAGCCAGAGGCCCATAACTATACGAAAGTGCTGTTTGGTGAGGATAAAGTATTCCGTGCAGGTACAATCGGTACGGTTGCTGAAAAAACAGCTTTCGGTTATGTTAAAGGATATTTAAATGACCAAGGTATTCATAAGCGCGGTGCTGAAGTAGACCGCTTAGTTAAAGGCTGTACAGGTGTTAAACGTACAACTGGACAGCACCCGGGCGGTATTATCGTAGTTCCTGACTATATGGATATTTACGATTTTACACCTATTCAATATCCGGCTGATGATCAATCTTCAGCATGGATGACAACACACTTCGACTTCCACTCGATTCACGATAACGTGCTTAAACTTGATATACTGGGACACGATGATCCGACAATGATCAGAATGCTTCAAGATTTATCTGGTATTGATCCTAAAACAGTACCAGTCGACGATAAAGAGACGATGCGTATTTTCAGTACGCCAGAATCGTTAGGTGTCAGCGAAGAGGATATTATGTGTAAAACAGGTACGTTCGGTGTACCTGAGTTCGGTACAGCTTTCGTGCGTCAAATGCTGGAAGATACAAAGCCGACAACGTTCTCAGAGTTGGTTCAAATCTCTGGATTATCACATGGTACTGACGTATGGTTAGGCAATGCGCAAGAATTAGTACGTTCAGGCACATGCGACTTATCTGGTGTTATCGGTTGTCGTGACGATATTATGGTGTACTTGATGTATGCCGGATTAGAACCATCGCTTGCCTTCAAGATTATGGAGGCAGTTCGTAAAGGTAAAGGCTTGCAAGAAGAATGGGAAGAAATTATGAAGGCCAATGATGTACCGGATTGGTATTTGGATTCATGTAAGAAAATCAAATACATGTTCCCTAAAGCCCATGCGGCAGCCTATGTATTGATGGCAGTACGTATCGCTTATTTCAAAGTGCATTATCCATTGTATTATTATGCGTCATACTTTACAGTTCGTGCTTCTGATTTTGATTTATTAACGATGATTAAAGATAAAGAAGGAATTAAAGCAACTGTTAAAGATATGTATTCTAAATATATGGAACTGGGCAAGAAAGAAAAAGACGTCTTGACTGTGCTTGAAATCATGAATGAAATGGCGCATCGCGGTTTCCGTATGCAGCCGATTAGTTTAGAAAAGAGCCAAGCTTTTGAGTTTATTATTGAAGGGGATACATTAATCCCGCCGTTTATTTCAGTGCCGGGATTAGGTGAAAACGTAGCAAAACGTATTGTTGAAGCGCGTAATGAAGGACCGTTCCTTTCAAAAGAAGACTTGAATAAAAAGGCTGGCTTATCTCAAAAAGTCATTGATTATTTAGATGAACTTGGTTCATTGCCAGGTTTACCTGATAAAGCACAATTGTCTATTTTTGATATGTAA
- a CDS encoding proline--tRNA ligase: MRQSKVFIPTMREVPAEAEALSHQLLLKAGLIKQSTSGIYSYLPLATRVLNNITSIIREEMEKIDAVEILMPALQPSELWEESGRWDAYGSELMRLTDRNGRQFALGPTHEEVVTFIVRDELKSYKQLPLTLFQIQSKFRDEKRPRFGLLRGREFIMKDAYSFHADEASLDETYHEMYDAYGRIFKRAGINARPVVADSGAIGGSHTHEFMALSEIGEDTIVYSENSDYAANIEKAEVVYEPNNDQEALLELEKVKTPNAHTAQEVADLLNRPLDQIAKSMVFKVDGEFIIVLVRGHHEINDVKLKAYFGTDNIELASQDEIVNLVGANPGSIGPIQEKGIKIYADNFIQEISNLVVGANEDGYHFINANPERDFNVEAFGDFRFILEGEALSDGSGAAKFAEGIEVGQVFKLGTKYSEAMNATFLDNQGKAQPLIMGCYGIGVSRTLSAIVEQNNDDNGIIWPKSVTPFEVHLITINPKKEDQRELGDQLYSELQSSFDVLYDDRKERAGVKFNDADLIGIPVRVVVGKRAAEGIVEVKRRDTGDSDEVAASELLDYVKDLYAQI; this comes from the coding sequence ATGAGACAGTCAAAAGTATTTATACCAACGATGAGAGAAGTGCCGGCAGAAGCTGAAGCTTTAAGTCATCAGTTATTGCTGAAAGCAGGATTAATCAAACAAAGTACAAGCGGGATTTACAGCTATTTGCCGCTGGCTACGCGTGTACTGAACAATATTACATCAATTATCAGAGAAGAAATGGAAAAGATTGATGCGGTAGAAATTTTAATGCCCGCATTGCAGCCTTCAGAATTGTGGGAAGAATCAGGTCGTTGGGATGCTTATGGCAGTGAATTAATGCGTTTGACAGACCGTAACGGCCGCCAATTCGCATTAGGACCAACACACGAAGAAGTTGTTACTTTTATCGTACGTGATGAATTAAAATCTTATAAGCAGTTGCCATTAACATTGTTCCAGATTCAATCTAAATTCAGAGATGAAAAACGTCCGAGATTCGGTTTATTGCGCGGCCGCGAATTCATCATGAAAGATGCGTATTCATTCCATGCTGATGAAGCGTCATTAGATGAAACATACCATGAAATGTATGATGCATACGGCAGAATCTTTAAACGTGCAGGTATTAATGCACGTCCGGTAGTCGCAGATTCAGGCGCAATCGGAGGCAGCCATACACACGAATTTATGGCACTGAGCGAAATCGGTGAAGATACAATTGTATACAGTGAAAACAGCGACTATGCCGCTAATATTGAAAAAGCAGAAGTTGTTTACGAACCGAACAATGATCAAGAAGCATTGCTTGAGTTGGAAAAAGTAAAAACGCCTAATGCGCATACTGCACAAGAAGTAGCGGATCTGCTTAATCGTCCGCTTGATCAAATTGCGAAATCTATGGTCTTCAAAGTAGATGGAGAATTTATTATTGTTTTAGTACGCGGTCATCATGAAATCAACGATGTGAAATTAAAAGCATACTTCGGTACAGACAACATTGAACTTGCAAGCCAAGATGAAATTGTTAATCTTGTCGGTGCTAACCCAGGTTCAATCGGACCGATTCAAGAAAAAGGTATTAAAATCTATGCGGATAATTTCATTCAAGAAATTTCTAACTTAGTTGTCGGCGCGAATGAAGATGGCTACCACTTCATTAATGCAAATCCTGAACGCGACTTTAACGTAGAAGCATTCGGAGATTTCCGCTTCATCCTTGAAGGTGAAGCATTAAGCGACGGCTCAGGCGCCGCGAAATTCGCAGAAGGTATCGAAGTCGGCCAAGTGTTCAAACTAGGCACGAAATACTCAGAAGCAATGAATGCGACATTCTTAGACAACCAAGGCAAAGCACAGCCATTAATCATGGGCTGCTACGGTATTGGTGTTTCAAGAACATTAAGTGCAATCGTTGAACAAAACAATGATGACAATGGTATTATCTGGCCAAAATCAGTAACACCATTTGAAGTTCACTTAATCACAATCAATCCTAAAAAAGAGGACCAACGTGAATTAGGCGATCAGCTTTACAGCGAATTGCAGTCTTCTTTTGATGTGTTATATGACGATCGTAAAGAACGTGCAGGCGTTAAATTCAACGATGCAGACCTTATCGGTATTCCAGTTCGTGTTGTTGTAGGTAAACGTGCTGCAGAAGGTATTGTAGAAGTGAAACGCCGCGATACAGGCGACAGCGACGAAGTGGCTGCGTCAGAATTGCTTGATTATGTTAAAGATTTATATGCACAAATCTAA
- the rseP gene encoding RIP metalloprotease RseP — MLITLLSFIIVFGVIVSVHEYGHMFFAKRAGIMCPEFAIGMGPKIFSFRKNETLYTIRLLPVGGYVRMAGDGLEEAPVEPGMSVKIKLNDKDEITHILLDDQHKFQQAEVIEVKKIDFKDEMYVEGITSYDDERHRFHIAKEAYFVEHGSLIQIAPRNRQFMHKNPLQKFLTLFAGPLFNFLLAIVIFIGLAYYQGTPNNVIKSVEDHTPAQEIGLKPGDKIEQIGDHKIEKFKDIKNALEENKDKKITIAYERERDGKQHKAEFKPKKVTQKTSKTTSETFYILGFQPDKEHSSLTAPLVSGVEQFFKAGTLIFTAIVGMIASIFTGGFSFDMLNGPVGIYHNVDTVVKTGIINLIGWTALLSVNLGLMNLLPIPALDGGRILFVLYEAIFRRPVNKKAETYIIGAGAIFVIIIMILVTWNDIQRYFL, encoded by the coding sequence TTGCTAATAACATTATTATCTTTTATTATCGTATTCGGTGTTATTGTCTCAGTCCATGAGTATGGTCACATGTTCTTTGCGAAACGTGCAGGAATTATGTGTCCCGAATTTGCGATTGGCATGGGACCTAAAATATTCAGTTTTAGAAAAAACGAAACATTATATACTATTCGACTATTGCCGGTCGGCGGTTATGTCCGCATGGCTGGAGACGGACTGGAAGAAGCGCCTGTTGAACCAGGCATGTCTGTCAAAATCAAATTAAACGACAAAGACGAAATTACACATATTCTGTTAGATGATCAGCATAAATTCCAACAAGCAGAAGTCATCGAAGTGAAGAAAATTGATTTCAAAGATGAAATGTATGTTGAAGGGATTACATCTTATGACGATGAACGTCATCGCTTCCATATTGCGAAAGAAGCTTATTTCGTGGAACACGGCAGTTTGATTCAAATTGCGCCGAGAAACCGCCAATTTATGCATAAGAATCCATTACAGAAGTTTTTAACACTTTTTGCAGGACCATTATTCAACTTCCTATTAGCAATCGTGATTTTTATCGGTTTAGCTTATTATCAAGGTACGCCGAATAATGTGATTAAATCTGTTGAAGATCATACGCCGGCACAAGAAATAGGATTAAAACCGGGGGATAAAATTGAGCAGATCGGTGATCATAAAATCGAGAAGTTCAAAGACATTAAAAATGCTTTAGAGGAAAATAAAGACAAGAAAATAACAATTGCTTATGAACGTGAACGCGACGGTAAGCAGCATAAGGCTGAATTCAAACCGAAAAAAGTAACACAGAAAACTTCCAAAACGACATCTGAAACTTTTTATATCTTAGGTTTCCAACCTGATAAAGAACATTCTTCGCTAACAGCACCGCTTGTATCCGGAGTTGAACAATTCTTTAAAGCAGGAACATTAATCTTTACAGCGATTGTCGGCATGATAGCCAGTATCTTTACAGGCGGCTTCTCCTTTGACATGTTAAATGGACCAGTAGGTATCTATCATAATGTTGATACTGTCGTAAAAACTGGTATCATTAACTTGATAGGATGGACAGCCTTATTAAGTGTCAACTTAGGATTAATGAACTTATTGCCGATACCTGCGTTAGATGGCGGAAGAATACTCTTTGTATTATATGAAGCGATCTTCAGAAGACCTGTAAACAAAAAGGCCGAAACTTATATTATCGGTGCAGGGGCAATTTTTGTGATTATTATTATGATATTAGTAACATGGAATGACATACAACGTTATTTCTTATAA
- a CDS encoding phosphatidate cytidylyltransferase, with protein MRVRTVTAIIALIIFLPILIIGGQVLMYFSFLLAFIALKELLNMNKIRFISIPGIISALALVIIMLPQGLGSWVLAVQLKGLIIMSFVILSYTVTSKNRFSFIDAAFCLMAVAYVGIGFMYLYETREEGLAYILFAFLVVWTTDTGAYIFGRTLGKHKLWPVISPNKTIEGFIGGVLCSLLVPVIMQMFIDFPVNIVLMLAITIVLSMFGQLGDLVESGFKRHFGVKDSGRILPGHGGILDRFDSFMFVLPLLNILLLQN; from the coding sequence ATGAGAGTTAGAACGGTCACGGCAATTATTGCCCTAATCATCTTTTTACCGATTTTAATCATCGGCGGACAAGTACTCATGTACTTTTCATTTTTACTAGCATTTATCGCATTAAAAGAATTACTAAATATGAATAAAATCCGTTTTATTTCTATACCTGGGATTATCAGTGCACTGGCTCTGGTCATAATTATGCTGCCGCAAGGATTAGGTTCATGGGTATTAGCTGTTCAGTTAAAAGGGCTCATTATTATGAGTTTTGTCATTTTAAGTTATACTGTGACATCAAAGAACCGTTTCAGCTTTATAGATGCTGCCTTTTGTTTAATGGCTGTCGCATACGTAGGAATAGGGTTTATGTACCTTTACGAAACACGTGAAGAAGGTTTAGCTTATATCTTATTTGCATTCTTAGTAGTATGGACAACAGACACTGGCGCATACATTTTCGGCCGTACATTAGGAAAGCATAAACTTTGGCCTGTCATCAGTCCGAATAAAACGATTGAAGGCTTTATCGGCGGTGTGCTTTGCAGCTTATTAGTCCCTGTTATCATGCAGATGTTTATCGATTTCCCGGTTAATATTGTGCTGATGCTGGCAATCACAATCGTATTAAGTATGTTCGGACAACTGGGCGACCTTGTAGAATCTGGTTTCAAACGCCACTTCGGTGTGAAGGACTCAGGAAGAATTTTACCGGGTCACGGCGGTATACTCGATCGCTTCGACAGCTTTATGTTCGTCTTACCATTATTAAATATTCTATTATTGCAAAATTAA
- a CDS encoding isoprenyl transferase: MFKKLRNKNQSESENYHSELDLHNIPEHIAIIMDGNGRWAKKRKMPRIKGHYEGMQTIKKITRAASDIGVKYLTLYAFSTENWSRPEQEVNYIMNLPVNFLKTFLPELIEKDVKVETIGFTDDLPESTLKAINHAKEKTADNKGLKLIFAINYGGRAEIVDSVRRMFDDMVKQGYNSEDITEATIHDYLMTSNYPDPELLIRTSGEQRISNFLIWQISYSEFIFNQKLWPDFDENELYDCIKIYQKRQRRFGGLL; the protein is encoded by the coding sequence ATGTTTAAAAAGCTAAGAAATAAAAATCAATCTGAAAGCGAGAATTATCATTCAGAATTAGATTTACATAATATACCCGAACATATAGCGATTATCATGGATGGTAATGGCCGTTGGGCAAAAAAACGTAAGATGCCAAGAATTAAAGGGCATTATGAGGGAATGCAAACCATCAAGAAAATTACAAGAGCAGCAAGTGATATAGGCGTGAAGTATTTAACTTTATATGCCTTTTCTACAGAAAATTGGTCCCGTCCTGAACAAGAAGTAAACTATATCATGAATCTGCCTGTCAATTTCTTAAAAACCTTTTTACCTGAGTTGATAGAGAAAGATGTGAAAGTGGAAACAATCGGTTTTACGGATGATTTACCAGAATCAACGTTGAAAGCAATCAACCACGCTAAAGAAAAGACAGCTGATAATAAAGGTTTGAAATTGATTTTCGCGATCAATTACGGCGGCAGAGCAGAAATTGTCGATAGTGTTCGTCGAATGTTTGATGATATGGTCAAACAAGGATATAATAGCGAGGATATCACTGAAGCAACAATTCACGATTATCTGATGACAAGCAACTATCCTGATCCTGAATTATTAATTCGTACATCAGGCGAACAACGTATCAGCAACTTCTTAATCTGGCAGATTTCGTACAGCGAATTTATTTTCAATCAGAAATTATGGCCTGATTTTGATGAAAATGAATTGTATGATTGTATTAAGATTTATCAAAAGAGACAACGTCGTTTCGGCGGGCTATTATAA